ATCCGTTTATTGAGGAAAGTAGACACTTTCATTATTAGATTACTGAGTTTTAAAGTATAATATTAAATCATACAATGACTACATTATTAACTTTAGTTGTTTTAGTTCTAGTGGCAATTGCTATTTGGCAAATGACCAAGATGTTTGAATTATCACAACTCAAAACAAATAATTCTGAGGTAGCTTCGGATAAGGATAACAAGTACAATGGTTATTTGATGTTCGCCTTTCTCATATTTATTTATGCGATTACTATATTTAGTTTTTGGAAATATGGCAAGTTTTTATTGCCAGAGGCGGCTTCTGACCATGGTGCGGAATACGACTATTTGATGTTAGTTTCCTTTGTGATAATCTTTATTACACAGACAATTACTCAAGCATTGTTGTACTATTTTGGCTATAAGTACAGAGGACAGAAAGGTAAAAAAGCTTTGTTTTACGCAGATAACGATCGTTTAGAGTTTATATGGACCATTATTCCGGTAATCGTATTATCAGGATTAATTCTTTGGGGACTGTATACCTGGACGAACATCATGGACGTAAACGATGAAGATGACCCCTTAATAGTGGAATTGTACGCACAACAGTTCGTCTGGACGGCAAGATATGGTGGGGCTGATAATGTTTTGGGCGGAGCCAACGTAAGAATGATAGATATAGACAAGGCAAATATTATGGGTCTAGATGAAGCGGATACATATGCTGCTGATGATATTATTGTAAGAGAATTACATCTTCCAGTGGGTAGAAAGGTAAACTTTAAAATGCGATCACAAGACGTTCTGCATTCGGCATATATGCCACATTTTAGGGCGCAAATGAATTGTGTTCCCGGTATGATTACTGAATTTTCATTTACCCCTATTTATACTACAGAGGAGATGCGTCAAAACCCGGATGTAATGGATAAGGTTAAAAGAACTAATATCATTAGAGCAGAAAAATCGGCTTCTGGCGAAGAAGTTCTCGATCCTTGGGAGTTTGACTATATTTTACTTTGTAATAAAATATGTGGAAAATCACATTACAATATGCAGATGAAGATTATTGTGGAAACGGAAGAAGAGTACAATGAGTGGATGTCAAATCAGGCGACATTTGCCGAAACAGTGCTCAAGGATGATTCCAATCCAGCGTTCAATACTGTGGAAGGAGCTTCGACAGGGCTATAGGTTTGTACGTAAAATTTGAAAATTAGGCTAGAAAAAGAAGTTAAATAAAAAAAAGAATTGGATTATGTCAGTAGTATCAGCACATACACATGTAGATGAACATGCACATGATGATCATGAACATCATCATCACAAAGAAACCTTTGTAACCAAATACATATTTAGTCAAGATCATAAAATGATTGCCAAACAATACCTTATTTTAGGTGTTTTTGTAATGGGTTTCATAGGTATTGCAATGTCATTATTAATGAGAATGCAATTGGCCTGGCCTGGAGAGTCATTTTTGGTCTTTGATACATTTCTGGGAAAATGGGCACCTGATGGTATAATGGATGCCGATATTTATTTGGCATTGGTAACCATGCACGGAACCATCATGGTCTTCTTTGTGCTTACGGCAGGATTAAGTGGAACCTTCAGTAATTTATTGATTCCGCTACAAATAGGTGCTCGTGATATGGCATCAGGATTTCTGAACATGATATCCTTCTGGTTATTCTTTTTGGCCACCATGGTTATGATTTCTTCCCTTTTTGTTGAAGCAGGACCTGCAGCTGCTGGATGGACCATATATCCTCCATTAAGTGCACTTCCTATGGCGCAACCTGGATCAGGAATGGGTATGACCTTATGGTTGGTCTCTATGGCCATTTTTATAGCCTCATCGCTTTTAGGTTCTTTGAACTATATCGTTACGGTCATTAACCTAAGAACAAAAGGCATGTCCATGACTAGATTGCCATTAACGATTTGGGCATTTTTCGTAACGGCTATTATTGGGGTTATTTCTTTTCCAGTTTTGCTCTCTGCTGCTTTGCTATTGATTATGGATAGAAGTTTTGGTACGTCATTCTTTCTATCGGATATTTTTATTCAAGGTGAAGTATTGCATTACCAAGGAGGTTCACCGGTCTTATACGAACACTTATTTTGGTTCTTAGGACATCCAGAGGTCTACATCGTTTTATTACCTGCATTGGGTATTACTTCGGAAGTAATGTCTACGAATGCGCGTAAGCCTATATTTGGTTATCGTGCCATGGTCGCTTCAATTTTGGCGATTGCATTCCTTTCTACAATCGTATGGGGGCATCATATGTTCATTTCTGGAATGAACCCATTTTTAGGATCAGTATTTACTTTTACGACTTTATTAATTGCCATACCATCTGGAGTAAAGGCATTTAATTACATTACAACCTTGTGGAAGGGTAATTTACAATTGAATCCCGCTATGCTGTTTTCCATAGGATTGGTATCTACTTTCATTACCGGAGGTTTGACTGGAATCATCTTGGGAGATAGTACCTTGGATATTAACGTGCACGACACCTATTTCGTAGTGGCTCACTTTCACTTGGTAATGGGGATATCTGCCCTATATGGTTTGTTTGCGGGAGTCTACCACTGGTTCCCTAAAATGTTTGAAGGTAAGATGTTGAATAAGAATCTGGGTTACGTTCATTTTTGGGTAACTGCTATATGTGCTTATGGGATATTTTTCCCAATGCATTTTGTGGGCATGGCCGGTGTACCTAGAAGATATTATCAGAATACCGCATTCCCTATGTTCGATGAGCTGACCGATGTTCAAGTGCTAATGACTGTTTTTGCCCTAATTGCAGGTGCGGCCCAATTGGTATTTGTATATAATTTTATTCATAGCATTTTCTACGGTAAACAGGGTGGCAAAAATCCCTGGAGTTCCAATACATTGGAGTGGACCACTGAAACCAAGCATATTCATGGAAACTGGGATGGTCCTATACCTGAGGTACATCGTTGGGCATATGATTATAGCAAAGTGGATGCCGATGGTGAATATATAATACCAGGTCAGGATTATGTTCCACAACACATTCCTTTGCAGGAAGATGAGGAAGAGTTAAATCACTAGATTTGAAACTATATTTTAATTTAAAATGCCCAACTTTTAAAGTTGGGTATTTTTTTTGCATATGATTTAGATAAGTACATTCATTACTTTTGTTATACTTTTGATGCAATAATTGGAATTTATATGAAAAGAGTAGTTGTTCTAACGGTGCTAATGTTTTTGGGGCTCCAAACATTCGCTCAACGCAAACCTAAAATAAAGGGAAATAAAAACGTGGTGGAGGTCAGGGAGAATTTGCCCGCTTTTAATGCCATCCAATTACATGATGATCTCGAAATCGTGCTACAAAAATCTTCCAATGAGGGT
This sequence is a window from Maribacter aestuarii. Protein-coding genes within it:
- a CDS encoding cytochrome c oxidase subunit II yields the protein MTTLLTLVVLVLVAIAIWQMTKMFELSQLKTNNSEVASDKDNKYNGYLMFAFLIFIYAITIFSFWKYGKFLLPEAASDHGAEYDYLMLVSFVIIFITQTITQALLYYFGYKYRGQKGKKALFYADNDRLEFIWTIIPVIVLSGLILWGLYTWTNIMDVNDEDDPLIVELYAQQFVWTARYGGADNVLGGANVRMIDIDKANIMGLDEADTYAADDIIVRELHLPVGRKVNFKMRSQDVLHSAYMPHFRAQMNCVPGMITEFSFTPIYTTEEMRQNPDVMDKVKRTNIIRAEKSASGEEVLDPWEFDYILLCNKICGKSHYNMQMKIIVETEEEYNEWMSNQATFAETVLKDDSNPAFNTVEGASTGL
- a CDS encoding cytochrome c oxidase subunit I, yielding MSVVSAHTHVDEHAHDDHEHHHHKETFVTKYIFSQDHKMIAKQYLILGVFVMGFIGIAMSLLMRMQLAWPGESFLVFDTFLGKWAPDGIMDADIYLALVTMHGTIMVFFVLTAGLSGTFSNLLIPLQIGARDMASGFLNMISFWLFFLATMVMISSLFVEAGPAAAGWTIYPPLSALPMAQPGSGMGMTLWLVSMAIFIASSLLGSLNYIVTVINLRTKGMSMTRLPLTIWAFFVTAIIGVISFPVLLSAALLLIMDRSFGTSFFLSDIFIQGEVLHYQGGSPVLYEHLFWFLGHPEVYIVLLPALGITSEVMSTNARKPIFGYRAMVASILAIAFLSTIVWGHHMFISGMNPFLGSVFTFTTLLIAIPSGVKAFNYITTLWKGNLQLNPAMLFSIGLVSTFITGGLTGIILGDSTLDINVHDTYFVVAHFHLVMGISALYGLFAGVYHWFPKMFEGKMLNKNLGYVHFWVTAICAYGIFFPMHFVGMAGVPRRYYQNTAFPMFDELTDVQVLMTVFALIAGAAQLVFVYNFIHSIFYGKQGGKNPWSSNTLEWTTETKHIHGNWDGPIPEVHRWAYDYSKVDADGEYIIPGQDYVPQHIPLQEDEEELNH